In Elephas maximus indicus isolate mEleMax1 chromosome 4, mEleMax1 primary haplotype, whole genome shotgun sequence, a genomic segment contains:
- the LOC126074911 gene encoding LOW QUALITY PROTEIN: septin-2-like (The sequence of the model RefSeq protein was modified relative to this genomic sequence to represent the inferred CDS: inserted 1 base in 1 codon), with translation MSKQPAQFINPETPGYVGFANLPNQVHRKSVKKGFEFTLMVVGESGLGKSTLINSLFLTDLYPERVIPGAAEKIERTVQIEASTVEIEERGVKLRLTVVDTSGYGDAINCRDCFKTIISYIDEQFERYLHDESGLNRRHIIDNRVHCCFYFISPFGHGLKPLDVAFMKAIHNKVNIVPVIAKADTLTLKERERLKKRILDEIEEHSIKIYHLPDAESDEDEDFKEQTRLLKASIPFSVVGSNQLTEAKGKKVRGRLYPWGVVEVENPEHNDFLKLRTMLITHMQDLQEVTQDLHYENFRSERLKRGGRKVENEDMNKDQILLEKEAELRHMQEMIARMQAQMQMQXAGGDGDGGVHGQHV, from the exons ATGTCTAAGCAGCCAGCTCAGTTCATAAATCCAGAAACACCTGGCTATGTTGGATTTGCCAATCTTCCTAATCAAGTTCACCGAAAATCAGTGAAAAAAGGTTTCGAGTTCACACTGATGGTTGTTGGTGAATCTGGACTGGGAAAGTCGACACTCATAAACAGCCTGTTCCTGACCGACCTCTACCCAGAAAGAGTCATACCTGGAGCTGCAGAAAAAATTGAGAGAACTGTCCAAATCGAGGCCTCCACCGTGGAGATTGAAGAGCGAGGGGTCAAGCTGCGACTGACAGTAGTGGACACATCTGGCTACGGCGATGCCATCAACTGCCGAGACTGTTTTAAGACCATCATCTCCTACATCGACGAGCAGTTTGAACGGTACCTGCACGATGAGAGCGGCTTGAACAGACGGCATATCATCGACAACAGGGTTCACTGCTGCTTCTACTTCATCTCCCCTTTCGGACACGGACTGAAGCCCTTGGATGTTGCATTCATGAAGGCGATTCACAATAAGGTGAACATCGTGCCTGTCATCGCCAAGGCTGACACCCTCACACTGAAGGAACGGGAGCGCTTAAAGAAAAGGATTCTGGATGAAATTGAAGAACATAGCATCAAAATCTATCACTTACCTGACGCAGAGTCAGATGAAGATGAAGATTTTAAAGAGCAGACCAGGCTTCTCAAGGCCAGCATCCCATTTTCGGTGGTCGGATCCAACCAGTTGACTGAAGCCAAAGGCAAGAAGGTCCGAGGCCGCCTCTACCCGTGgggggtggtggaggtggagaacCCAGAGCACAACGACTTCCTGAAGCTGAGGACCATGCTCATAACTCATATGCAGGACCTCCAGGAGGTGACCCAGGACCTCCACTACGAGAACTTCCGCTCTGAGAGGCTCAAGAGAGGCGGCAGAAAAGTAGAGAATGAGGacatgaacaaagaccagatCTTGCTGGAAAAGGAAGCTGAACTTCGCCACATGCAGGAGATGATCGCAAGGATGCAAGCTCAGATGCAAATGC ACGCAGGCGGGGACGGCGACGGCGGTGTGCACGGGCAGCACGTGTGA